TATCGGCGCATTGCCGCTCGGAAAAACTGGCCGGCGGTCTGGGTCTGAGCATGATGTCCAAGGGCGTTATTGTTATCACAGTGGGCCAGCTGCTGGGATGGGTGCGAGACTACGCCGACTCCTACCTAATCTGCCTTTATGCTCAAGGAGTCATTCTGCTGGTGGTGGTTCTTGTTTGGACACCGGAGATATTGTACCGCCACCGCAGGCAGCGATGTGCCACCAACAAGTCCATGGAGACGCAGTCTATAGACGCAGCTGAAGTGGCCAAACTCAACTCCTAAATCTCTGGTCACTACCTGACTGGATAAGAGTTTAAGCGAAGGATATCGGTATTGACTGTCATGTGATAGGCGATGAAATGACTTCCCCGTAGGGAACATTCCACTCTCGCCGCAGTAGTTATCTGAGTTGTGAGGAAGGACCAGTGTCAGGAACAGCACTATCTGTATGACTATGCATCTTAGGTTTAGGTTTTCGATTATTTATTACCATTTTAGCCCCTAGACCTAACTTTTGTACTGCCATAAGAgccaaaatacaaattaaagtaTGCATATTACAAAAACCAGGTTTATTAGCATGAGACGAGTTTGCAACTCTTTCTCTGATCGATCTTACTTGGGTAGGTATACTATTTATTCCGAGGAAATGAAGCTGGGAGTGCTGGAAACAGCCGATGCGCCCGATTCTGTGTTGTAGAAGATGCGTCGCTCGATGCCATCCTTGGTGATGATGCCAATGCGCACCACACCACCGGAGCTGCCATCGTGGTAGATAGCGTGCTGGACAGCTGTTGGAGGAGGTTTAAATGGGATTCGATTGAAGGGAAactgttttggtttttttgggATTACCTACCCTTCTTGACGAATGTAACGCAATCCTCCAGCGCCATATTGGGGCGGTAGTGCTCCCTAACAAATCCGTAGATAAAACTAGATCCCGATCCGCCGATGGTGCAGGACTCGCGGGTCAGCATGCCGCCCAACGGGATGCTGTACACCTGGCCGCCGCGCTGCTCATCCCACCCAGCCACAATGATGCCGGCAAGCAGGGACTCGCGGTAGCTGTAGCAGTAATTACGGAACTCTGAGGCGGCCTCGAACACCAGAGCATCCTTGTTGGTCTGATTCTCGTGATAGTTCAGCGAGTAGGCCACAATGTCGGCAATGGCCTGGGTGTCGGCGGCCGAGCCACTGCGGCAGCAGTACACTTTGTCCGTGATGCGGGTCAGCTTGTCGGTGACCCGATTGGCAACATAGGCGCCCGAGCTGGTGCGCGAATCGGCTCCAATGACCACTCCGCCATCGAACTCCACTGCCATAATGGTGGTCTGCAAATAGGTAGGATTGTGCTCTTAGTACGAAGTTATGTGGCTGATGCTCTTCATACTTACACCAGTGCTGACCGGTGTGTCGGTGAAATCAAAGTCGGGCTGCATATTGATCTTTAAATTTGTTACAATTCAATTTACAATTGATATTTGTTGAAACGCCGCACGAACACGAAATGACTGGCTTGTTTTGGATAAGTGTTACCAGATGGCGatgtgaaatgaaatgcttcaAATGAAAACATACACCTTTCGCACTGACAACAGTTCAGTAAAGTAAAAACGAAGTGCCAGCAGCCCTGCTTTGCGGTATATCGATAGTATCGATGTGGGTTCATTGCACATGTTGAAtttgttttgaatatttgttttcttGAATTAAGTCTAAAATGGCATACGTTGCACTGAGCGAAGCtgaaaaaacatatattctACACGGCGTGGAGGTGTGTTAAACGGTTATGCAAGAAATATAGTCTGTACCTTAAACTATGCGTTTCCAGGATGACTTTCGTTGCGATGGACGTTCACGACGAGATTACCGGCCCATGGACCTGGAAACTGGACTGGTTAGCAATGCCAGTGGATCCGCTCGCCTTCGGCTGGCGAACACAGACATACTGGTGGGCGTCAAAACCGAGATTGATGTACCCAACCCGCTGACGCCCGAGTTTGGTAAACTGGAATTTTTTGTGGATTGGTAATGATGCAACTGAAGTTCGAAGAATATGCcataacatatatatttcagctCTGCTAATGCCACGCCGGAGTTTGAAGGACGCGGGGGCTCGGATCTGGCCCAAGAACTTATTCTCTCCCTGCAGAACGCCTACGAATCGCCATTGGCCTTCAACTACCGCACGTTGTGCCTCATTCCGGGTCAGCAGTGCTGGAAGCTGTACATAGACATCCTGGTTAGACTCTAGTGTGCTTAATTATACCGAAAATGCTAATCCCTGTTCTCGCAGATTCTGGAGTGTGGCGGCAATCTACACGACGCAGTGTCGCTGGCCGCCAAAGCGGCTCTGTTCAACACAAAGCTGCCCCGGGTGACAGCCACCATGTTGGATGCCGGCATCACAGACCTCATCATATCGGACAATCCGTATGACTGCACCCGCATCGGCATCGAGACGGTTCCGCTGTTGGTCACAGTTTGCAAGATCGGTGATTATGTCCTGGTGGATCCTTCGGCGGAGGAGGAAGTCTGCAGCACAGTGAGCATGGTTGTGTCAGTTTCCATGCGGAATGGACAGGCATTCCTTTCGGGTACACACTTGACCGGCGGCGGAGCCATGCACCGGGACACCATGCGCAACTGTCTGGAGCTGGGTCTGGCCATTGGCGAGCATCTGGACCGGCTGCTCACTAAAATGCTAAATCTGGAGCAGCAGCGCGTCGGACTCAAGCGACCGCAAATAGTAGGATTTCTTAAATAAAGCGGCAAAGTCTTGTAATGAAAATTTACTATTTAAACGATCTGACTCTGACTTGGAGCTCGGCGCTCCGATTAAGCTTAATACTAAAAGCTATCTGGTGGCCAACTACTACTGGTCCTTGCGCTTCTTCGCCTGCCTGACGGCCGGAGCAGGCTTCTTCTCCTTGGGCTCGGGCTGCTTGCCCGTTAGCAGTGAAGTCAGCATTTCGCTGATCTCGGGCATATCGTTGCCCATCTGTGGAGCAGAGCATGATTCATATAATACTATAGTGCTGTGCTATACATGATCCTCACGGCTTACCTTTGGGAACTGCAGATTGTCGATCTCCTTCTTTGTCTCGGGATCGTTGATCATCTTGGGCAGCACCAGCATAAGGAGCAGAGGCAAGACCATCATTAGGACCATGGGGCTGAACAAGAAGTCGGTGATCTGTGTGGGTCAAGAGCAAAAGTTAGTTTTGTGATTCTTCCGTTGGTGGCAATATAATGATGCACCTTCCACTGCTCTCTGGTCTGGAAGTATTTAAAGGGCATCAGTGGCTTCACGCGCAGGGGATATGCCACCTGCATAATTTGGGCGGGCTGCACAAAGTTCACTTTGCGGGCGCGGAACTTGCCCTTGGGATTGATCTCGACGCGCACCTGCAATTGAAGAAATTTTTAGTGATTCTGGCATCATATTGAATGGATTCCCTTAACTGACCGGCTCATAGAAAACATCCGGGTGGTGGACATCCAGGATATAGCTGCCGGATGGCACTCCGCTGATCATGAACTGCCCATCCTCGCGGACGAATCCCTTAAATTCGCCGTCGTTGATGGAGAGCGTAATCTCTGTGTGCCACTTCGGTGTATTCTTGTTCACCGGAGCACTTCGTCCGCCTCCTTGAGTGGGTGAAAAAATGGAATCCGGCGGGGAAACGCGTCCTTCGATGGTGTACAGGCCAGACACCTCGTCCACCAGTTCGTCCTGGCCAATGATAACCTCGCAGCTGACAAGGGCCAGAAGGGCcgtaaaaacaaataactttaGGCACATTATTCGGGTCAAAGTAAATTTTTTCTCCAATTTTCCAATTGTCAGCCGATGATGTGACCGTTTGTGAGGTTGTGTAAAATCCAATGACAGGgctggcaacaaaaaaaaaaaagttacgGCAACGCGGGATATTTAAATGTGTGTAACCAATGAAAGAAACTTGTTTTACATAAATTTGCTGAAATACTTACAGAATATGTTTGACAAACCTTTGATATAGCATTCCAATCGATGCGAAGACAATGCATAAAATGGTATCCtttgaatatataatattgCATTCATTATTTCATTGAAATGCTTTGTCCGAAATGCGCAGATCAAAATTGCTTATATTTATGGATATTATTTGGGAACTTCAATGAACCAATATTTCAAtgtacgttttttttttatataaagcTTGAACCGCAGACCCTTAGACCCTTAGATTTTGCAATGCTTACGATTTCACAATCAA
The sequence above is drawn from the Drosophila melanogaster chromosome 2R genome and encodes:
- the Rrp42 gene encoding Rrp42 — encoded protein: MAYVALSEAEKTYILHGVEDDFRCDGRSRRDYRPMDLETGLVSNASGSARLRLANTDILVGVKTEIDVPNPLTPEFGKLEFFVDCSANATPEFEGRGGSDLAQELILSLQNAYESPLAFNYRTLCLIPGQQCWKLYIDILILECGGNLHDAVSLAAKAALFNTKLPRVTATMLDAGITDLIISDNPYDCTRIGIETVPLLVTVCKIGDYVLVDPSAEEEVCSTVSMVVSVSMRNGQAFLSGTHLTGGGAMHRDTMRNCLELGLAIGEHLDRLLTKMLNLEQQRVGLKRPQIVGFLK
- the Prosbeta1 gene encoding proteasome beta1 subunit, which gives rise to MQPDFDFTDTPVSTGTTIMAVEFDGGVVIGADSRTSSGAYVANRVTDKLTRITDKVYCCRSGSAADTQAIADIVAYSLNYHENQTNKDALVFEAASEFRNYCYSYRESLLAGIIVAGWDEQRGGQVYSIPLGGMLTRESCTIGGSGSSFIYGFVREHYRPNMALEDCVTFVKKAVQHAIYHDGSSGGVVRIGIITKDGIERRIFYNTESGASAVSSTPSFISSE
- the EMC7 gene encoding ER membrane protein complex subunit 7; the encoded protein is MCLKLFVFTALLALVSCEVIIGQDELVDEVSGLYTIEGRVSPPDSIFSPTQGGGRSAPVNKNTPKWHTEITLSINDGEFKGFVREDGQFMISGVPSGSYILDVHHPDVFYEPVRVEINPKGKFRARKVNFVQPAQIMQVAYPLRVKPLMPFKYFQTREQWKITDFLFSPMVLMMVLPLLLMLVLPKMINDPETKKEIDNLQFPKMGNDMPEISEMLTSLLTGKQPEPKEKKPAPAVRQAKKRKDQ